The DNA window GCTTCAAGTGGAAGTCATCAATGACGTCAGGCAGCATGGACCTGCACACAGTGGTGGCAGCCGTGAGCACCCTCCCACCCAGCAACCCCAGGCCTCCGCTAGCCCATGTGGTCCAGGTCTATAAGAACACTCCTCTGGGAGTTGGCGGTTCTATAGTACACACACACTGTTCAATGAGGAGATGGCAACTTCACGTGACTCAAAAAAGAAGGCCTCTTCCTCTGAGGTGAAGTAGCCCCACATGTAGTTGCTCAACTGGGCAAGGTAAGTGCAGGGTTTGAAACCCCATTTCCCACCCTGACTAGGTGCGCTCAAGCAGTTCACAATCTGTACAACTGTACTGGGAGGACCTGCCCCACTCCCAGCCTGGACCTGCAGAATGGCCTGCAGAAAGGGAAGATTCTTTTCTCCACAGATTCTCCCTAAGGAGTTTCAGAGCTGGGGAGCTGGGAAGCTGGGGAACATACCAAGGTGgacctatatatatacacaaacacacacacttaccaCGGTAGTAAGAAGGCAGCTGCTACACTGATGCCAGCTGCCACAGCCACCACGTATGTGACAATCAGGTTACTCTCCATCAGGGCCACCAAGATGAGAAATGGCACTGCTGACTAGGAGAGTGGGTGTAGGGAGATGAGTCGGCTCGGAGGCTCCCAGTAGCAACCCCCAGGTCAGCCAAGGCCCGACCCCTTCAGCCCCACTCACCGAGATTCCAACGTATACAGCTGTCTTTTTGCCAAACCGGGTTAGGAACCATTGCCAGATGGGGATGGTGACTGTGGCTGAGAACTGTGGAGGGGCAAAGGGGGTGAAGGAAGTGGGTTAGAGCCCTGGAATCCCTCTTGCCCTTCCCAGGACTCCAAAGGTGCTGCTAGCCCTGACCAGGAGCAGTCAGATGCCATCACCTGGATTGCTCCACGGCAGCTGATGGCTCTTCAAGGGGCTGGGTCGAAGTCCTGATCTTATCTGCTGCCCTCTAAGCACAGAACTCTGAGTTCTGGCCTCCACGTCTTTGCTTTCACTATCCTTTCTACTTGAACATCTAACCccaatcctttcttttttccccagtgttactgagatataattgacaagaACATTCTACTAGTTACTAGTTCAAGGTGTACaatataaagataattttaaaatatttatttgtctgtgccaggtcttagttgcagcatgtcttttttttttccccatagttgcagcatgcaaactcttggttACAGGATCTTCAGTGGCAGCATGTgcactgggaacatggagtcttagccactggaccaccagggaagtcccaataaagaTTTGATATATGTACCCAAACTCTTTTTTTCATAGTCCGACCTAAGCAACTGTAGGTCAGATCCAAATGTTCTGAGAAGCCTCCCTCATCCCTCACGACCTTGGGCCAGTCTGAGAAACATCCTCTGGCTATCCAAAGAATCATCTCACAGCCTAAGCCACTTCAGCCACCCTTGGGGCCCCACACGCACCATGATTGCCAGGAGCAGATTCTGGAATTCGTTCCGAAAGCCCAAGGTGTAGGTACAAAACAAGGCGAAGTTCCCCTCCACCAGCTGGGGGCCAGGATGGCATAGCAGGAAGGAGGACAAAGAAACAGATGATGCTGGAGCTGAGCCTCGAAGACTCTTCCCATGTTTGGGGGACCTCTACTCACCCCATCCCCATTCCACCTGTCCCTCAGGCCCTGTCACATTCTAAGGCCTATCCCATCCTCTACTGCACTCCCCCATCAGGCTGAGCATATCAGAGCCACACTCACCATGAAAGCCAAGGAGGTGAAGAGGAAGCCGGCAATAAGCTTGATGTATGGTCCATGGCTCATGACCAGCCGGAGGCCCCGAAAGAAGGGCATCTGCTTGGTCTGCTGAGTCTCGTAGGATTCTGGGAGCCAGAGAGGACAGTGAGCAGGAGCAGAGGCCCCTCCCATAGTCTGAGGCCCAGGCAGAGGGACAAAAACTGCCCCATGATGGGGCCTGCACCCCTCCCTGGGACCCCTCACCTCTCTGTTCCCGCACGCCCAGGGTCAGGATGACAGCACAGATGACATAGATGGAGGCAATGACTCCTGCCGCCAGCAGGTATGCATTTTGCTATAAAGCAGGTAAAGGTCACATAGAGACAGTCAGTCTGATTTCATCCCAGCTCCCAGGAGCTCTACTCAATGACCTTGGATTAGTCCCTTCTCTGGGGGcctctctgtctccatctgtgaaatgggaaagtTAGCCTGGGCCTACTGCTGCTTCCCAAAGCTGGAACAAGTCCAGATGAACAAAAGGCTAAGAAGGCCAGGATGTGGAGTCTGAAAGCCCATAGTTCAAATCTCCCCAAACCTAGTTTCTGCAACTCACTAGCTATACTACATTGGACAAATTATTTAGCCTCTCAGTgcatcagtttccttatctgcaaagtTGCCATATTAAAACTGTATGTAACAAATGCCCAACAAATTACCAACACTAGCCATTATTACTATTCTGAGGATAACTGCAAAGCACCCCATCATTCCTCATCTTCCCTCCATCCCTGCCCTGCCAAGGACTCACCGTTTCTTTGATCGAGGTGGAGCTCTGTGTGCGATTGACTGTAGAAGCATTGGCATCTGGGATACAAGGCGAATCTGCTTGGCCCACGATCTGCCCCTGGATTGCTGTGCCCAGCACTGTACCTAATACCTCCACGGTCATCCCtgagcagaaaaaaaagacatcctttggAAGGGCCGTATGGCTTGTGGGCCCCCAGGGAGGAAGGTCAGATGGATAGAAGCCCCAGAAGCTCTAGCCCCAGGTGATGAAAACAGCTCCAGATGTAATGGTTATAGGGTGGTAGGGTAGATGGCATCTTAGCTTAAACTTGTGGCGTTGCTGTGTGACCACTGCCTGATCCTTGTACCTCTCTGATCTCAAGAGAGCAATCAGTTATTTTTTAGTATGGTTTCACACCTACTTCCAAGAGCAGAGAGCTGAGCCCATAAGGGAAGAAACATGGTAGGAGGGTCAAGGAGTGGGGGACCCTGGGTCCCTGGTGGGTGGGATCAGTGGGCTGGGGAAACTTACGATAGGCAGTGGCAGAATCACGCTCACTCTGCTCCGTGCTGATGAACATGGTGAGAGCTGAGTAGGGAACGTGGAAACACTGGCATGGAAGAGAGGCCCTCGGCCAGTCAGACGATGGACAGACAGATGTGGCTTTGGGCACCAACCCCGGAGGCCCCAGGGacttccctccccctgcccacacTCACCGTGACCAGCGTTTCAAAGAGGCAGTAGAAAAGCAAGTACCACAGGGTCTGGCCCTGGTGGAAGTCGGGCACGAACCAGATGAGGAAGTAGGCGATGATGGCCAGGGGTGTGGAGAAGATGATCCTGAGGAAGGGGAGAGTCTGAGTGGGGGCTGGATGTCAGGCCTGGCCTGGACTCTTCAGCAGCCCCAGAGGGTGCCGGGCGGGAAGGAAATTCCTACCTCTGGGTCCACCCACCCTGGGGTCTCTGGGAAGGTACTGATGGCCAACCCTGGAAGGCCAGACTGAGGCAGGGTTCTGGCCTACAATCCCGAGCACGGAGCATGAGGTCAGACCCTCCCAAGGCTTGCCCCCTCTCCCCAGGGGTGAACGCTCCAGAGATGGGGGCTTTCTTGGGCTCGGGGATGAGAATGGAGGCTGAGACTTCGGGGAGAAGGAGCAGCCCCAGTGCTGGGGTTCTCACCATTGTGTGTACACACGGGGCGAGGGAGGCCAACTCCAGGGGAAGGTTTCCTTCTGGAGCGGCCGCAAGGGAGGACTGGGCTCCATGAAATAACTAtacgtgggggtgggggtggcaaagGTCTGCCTCCCCACATGTGAATCCcatggtccagaaagatcccacaggccacagagcaactaaatccATGccccactactgagcctgtgctctgcaacaagagaagcccaccaccatgagaagcccatgaactgcagctagAGAGAGGTCCCTgttcactgcaactggagaaagcctgtgtgcagcaccCAAGGCTCCGTGCtgtcaaacataaaataaataaaatcttaaaaaaaaaaaagaaaaggcagctgAGAACCAAGGCCATGGAGAACCGTGGTTAGAAGAAAGGCCCACAATTCAGGGATCCAGTTCTGGCTCTAC is part of the Odocoileus virginianus isolate 20LAN1187 ecotype Illinois chromosome 5, Ovbor_1.2, whole genome shotgun sequence genome and encodes:
- the MFSD2A gene encoding sodium-dependent lysophosphatidylcholine symporter 1 isoform X1, which codes for MAKGEGAESGSAAGLLPTSILQAGERPVQVKKEPKKKKQLSVCNKLCYAVGGAPYQVTGCALGFFLQIYLLDVAQVDPFSASIILFVGRAWDAITDPLVGFCISKSPWTRLGRLMPWIIFSTPLAIIAYFLIWFVPDFHQGQTLWYLLFYCLFETLVTCFHVPYSALTMFISTEQSERDSATAYRMTVEVLGTVLGTAIQGQIVGQADSPCIPDANASTVNRTQSSTSIKETQNAYLLAAGVIASIYVICAVILTLGVREQRESYETQQTKQMPFFRGLRLVMSHGPYIKLIAGFLFTSLAFMLVEGNFALFCTYTLGFRNEFQNLLLAIMFSATVTIPIWQWFLTRFGKKTAVYVGISSAVPFLILVALMESNLIVTYVVAVAAGISVAAAFLLPWSMLPDVIDDFHLKQPHIHGTEPIFFSFYVFFTKFASGVSLGISTLSLDFTGYQTRGCSQPARVKFTLKMLVTMAPIVLILIGLLLFKLYPINEEKRRQNKKALQALREEASSSGCSDTDSTELASIL
- the MFSD2A gene encoding sodium-dependent lysophosphatidylcholine symporter 1 isoform X2 — encoded protein: MAKGEGAESGSAAGLLPTSILQAGERPVQVKEPKKKKQLSVCNKLCYAVGGAPYQVTGCALGFFLQIYLLDVAQVDPFSASIILFVGRAWDAITDPLVGFCISKSPWTRLGRLMPWIIFSTPLAIIAYFLIWFVPDFHQGQTLWYLLFYCLFETLVTCFHVPYSALTMFISTEQSERDSATAYRMTVEVLGTVLGTAIQGQIVGQADSPCIPDANASTVNRTQSSTSIKETQNAYLLAAGVIASIYVICAVILTLGVREQRESYETQQTKQMPFFRGLRLVMSHGPYIKLIAGFLFTSLAFMLVEGNFALFCTYTLGFRNEFQNLLLAIMFSATVTIPIWQWFLTRFGKKTAVYVGISSAVPFLILVALMESNLIVTYVVAVAAGISVAAAFLLPWSMLPDVIDDFHLKQPHIHGTEPIFFSFYVFFTKFASGVSLGISTLSLDFTGYQTRGCSQPARVKFTLKMLVTMAPIVLILIGLLLFKLYPINEEKRRQNKKALQALREEASSSGCSDTDSTELASIL